One segment of Triticum aestivum cultivar Chinese Spring chromosome 2A, IWGSC CS RefSeq v2.1, whole genome shotgun sequence DNA contains the following:
- the LOC123185761 gene encoding dCTP pyrophosphatase 1 — protein sequence MEEARGKQTTEGVAADVSLKDLSRRLDDFAKERDWEQHHSPRNLLLAMVGEVGELSELFMWKGEVQKGLPGWEEREKEHLREELSDVLLYLIRLSDMCGVDLGDAALKKIVKNAVKYPAPSKSA from the exons ATGGAGGAGGCGAGAGGGAAGCAGACGACGGAGGGGGTGGCCGCCGATGTGAGCCTGAAGGATCTGTCCAGGAGGCTCGACGACTTCGCCAAGGAGAGGGACTGGGAGCAGCACCACAGCCCAAGGAACCTTCTGCTCGCCATG gtcggcgaggtcggggagctATCGGAGCTGTTCATGTGGAAAGGGGAGGTGCAGAAGGGCTTGCCGGGctgggaggagagggagaaggagcacCTCCGCGAGGAGCTCTCCGACGTGCTGCTCTACCTCATCCGGCTCTCTGACATGTGCGGCGTCGACCTCGGCGACGCCGCCCTGAAGAAGATCGTGAAGAACGCCGTCAAGTACCCGGCGCCGTCAAAGAGCGCCTGA